From the genome of Candidatus Electrothrix communis, one region includes:
- a CDS encoding NYN domain-containing protein → MFKTGIYVDAENIKMSGGYGMRYDVLVDIANTEPSALLRANCYLAEDRERTSRDAEYRQKVYYYHDILRQCGFKVIKKYVRRYEDEDGNVTTKANADMDLAIDALLQARNLDRIILLTGDGDFIRLVTAMQNMGCRVDVIGFHNVSRELREVADSYLSGFLIPGLLPIQEENINGEGEWQRGTVANFNADRGFGFFRFFRMENKQLKPDTVFFHLSKSTLEGDYYFQDTTRIFEFRIVENPSGEGRSEAWDIRLVKEA, encoded by the coding sequence ATGTTTAAAACAGGAATTTACGTAGATGCGGAAAATATAAAAATGAGCGGCGGGTACGGCATGCGTTATGATGTCTTGGTCGATATCGCCAACACAGAACCTTCTGCCCTGCTCCGCGCCAATTGCTATCTTGCTGAAGATCGGGAGCGAACCAGCAGAGATGCTGAATACCGACAAAAAGTCTATTATTACCACGACATTCTTCGTCAATGCGGCTTTAAAGTCATTAAAAAATATGTGCGTCGCTATGAAGATGAAGATGGCAATGTCACCACCAAGGCCAATGCAGATATGGACCTGGCCATTGATGCCCTGTTACAGGCCCGCAACTTAGACCGGATTATCCTCCTCACAGGGGATGGAGATTTTATTCGTTTGGTCACGGCAATGCAGAATATGGGGTGCCGGGTGGATGTGATCGGCTTTCATAATGTTAGCCGGGAACTGCGCGAGGTGGCAGACTCCTACCTTTCCGGTTTTCTTATCCCCGGACTGCTGCCTATCCAGGAAGAAAATATCAACGGCGAAGGAGAATGGCAACGGGGAACCGTGGCCAATTTCAATGCTGACAGAGGCTTTGGTTTTTTCCGTTTTTTCCGTATGGAAAATAAACAACTCAAGCCGGATACGGTTTTCTTCCATCTCTCCAAATCCACCCTGGAGGGAGATTATTATTTTCAGGATACAACCCGCATTTTTGAATTCAGAATCGTTGAAAATCCCTCTGGGGAAGGACGTTCCGAGGCATGGGATATACGACTTGTCAAAGAGGCGTAA
- a CDS encoding 4Fe-4S binding protein, translating into MSEIIIDEKKCNGCGACVEACPGDVYELRVGKAVAVNPAACHHCHTCEEVCEQDACHIVEEE; encoded by the coding sequence ATGTCTGAAATCATTATAGACGAAAAAAAATGCAACGGTTGCGGGGCCTGTGTGGAGGCATGCCCCGGAGACGTTTATGAGCTGAGAGTTGGAAAGGCTGTGGCTGTAAACCCAGCTGCCTGTCATCATTGTCATACCTGTGAAGAAGTTTGTGAGCAGGATGCCTGTCATATCGTGGAAGAGGAATAG
- a CDS encoding calcium/sodium antiporter: MDLITAGGCLLIMLTAIYILAIMTDEYFIPSLDHISHLLDLPHNVAGASLMAMGSSAPELAIALTSLFQGSGEHSDVGVGTIVGSAVFNILVITGASALARPAKITLSVVIRDCLVYVLSIGLLLFTFYDGQIYPLEALSFLVLYASYLLILYKWNSWFPEDASTQGKQSEEPKPEDLGKEQEGQCTCTGRRSIMDVMNDWTTKGLGLFAGNVEQSYLRVFFVSIAVIVGLSWILVKSVIIFGDATAIPPVIVALTLLAAGTSAPDMISSVVVARQGRGDMAVANAVGSNIFDILVGLGLPWLIVMGIGMMTGSPTFVEVGTADLLNSTLVLLGTVFVLFIFLYTERTLSRIEGGILISLYVIYVLWIWLGG; the protein is encoded by the coding sequence ATGGACCTCATTACCGCAGGAGGCTGCCTCCTGATTATGCTGACCGCCATCTACATCTTGGCGATTATGACCGACGAGTACTTCATCCCCAGCCTAGATCATATTTCCCACCTCCTGGATCTGCCTCATAATGTAGCCGGGGCCTCGCTCATGGCTATGGGATCGTCGGCACCGGAACTGGCTATCGCCCTGACCTCCCTTTTTCAGGGCAGCGGCGAGCATAGTGATGTGGGTGTCGGCACCATTGTCGGCTCTGCGGTCTTTAATATCCTGGTGATCACCGGGGCTTCAGCTCTGGCCCGTCCAGCCAAAATCACCCTTTCTGTTGTTATCCGGGATTGTCTGGTCTATGTGCTGTCTATCGGTTTACTTCTCTTCACCTTTTACGACGGACAGATCTACCCGCTTGAGGCCCTGTCCTTTCTTGTTTTATACGCGAGTTACCTGCTTATCCTCTACAAATGGAACTCATGGTTCCCTGAAGATGCTTCTACCCAAGGGAAGCAAAGCGAAGAACCGAAGCCTGAAGATCTTGGCAAAGAACAAGAGGGTCAATGCACATGTACAGGACGACGCTCCATAATGGACGTCATGAATGACTGGACAACCAAGGGCTTAGGCCTCTTTGCCGGTAACGTGGAGCAATCCTATTTGCGAGTTTTCTTTGTCTCCATCGCCGTCATTGTCGGGCTCAGCTGGATTCTGGTAAAAAGCGTTATTATCTTCGGTGATGCTACCGCAATCCCGCCGGTTATTGTCGCGCTGACTTTGCTGGCTGCCGGAACCTCGGCCCCGGATATGATTTCCTCGGTTGTGGTTGCCCGACAAGGGCGAGGTGATATGGCGGTAGCCAACGCGGTAGGTTCCAATATCTTTGATATCCTGGTGGGACTGGGGCTGCCGTGGCTCATTGTCATGGGGATCGGCATGATGACCGGCAGCCCGACCTTTGTCGAGGTTGGTACTGCTGATCTGCTCAACTCCACCTTGGTACTGCTGGGGACGGTCTTTGTCCTGTTTATCTTCCTATACACCGAGCGCACTCTCAGCCGGATCGAGGGAGGAATTTTAATTTCCCTCTACGTTATCTATGTGTTGTGGATTTGGTTAGGAGGGTGA
- the gspG gene encoding type II secretion system major pseudopilin GspG produces the protein MKKEIRKQQENRLTLRNEKGFTLIELMVVIVILGILAGMIVPKIMDRPEEARRTKASIDIGALSQALKMYKLDIGKYPTTDQGLQALVEPPSTGQLAKNWRKGGYLDKTTVPKDPWDNDFIYISPGLHGDFDLMSYGPDNEPGGEEMDADINSWEI, from the coding sequence TTGAAGAAAGAGATCAGAAAACAGCAAGAAAACAGACTCACGCTGCGCAACGAAAAAGGCTTCACCCTGATAGAGCTCATGGTGGTTATCGTCATCCTTGGTATTCTTGCAGGGATGATCGTGCCCAAGATCATGGACCGACCCGAGGAGGCGCGTCGCACCAAGGCGAGCATCGATATCGGAGCACTGAGTCAGGCCCTAAAGATGTACAAACTGGATATCGGCAAATACCCAACCACTGATCAGGGATTACAGGCCCTGGTTGAACCGCCCTCAACCGGGCAATTAGCCAAAAATTGGCGCAAGGGTGGCTATCTGGATAAAACCACGGTTCCAAAAGATCCTTGGGACAACGACTTTATCTACATCAGCCCCGGCCTGCACGGCGATTTCGATCTTATGTCCTACGGACCGGATAATGAACCTGGCGGTGAAGAAATGGATGCGGACATAAACAGCTGGGAAATATAA
- a CDS encoding glucokinase, giving the protein MSSLILAGDIGATKTVLALCDTRDTNAERNNSAQDDWLAEKTFRNKEFSGLSDIITSFLAGQEEKPVRACFGAAGPVHENRVRMTNLAWNLDGPALAAQFGMDEVLLVNDLVATTAGAMLLPKDSLITLNQGRPEAGGSIGVLAVGTGLGQSFAVPMNNRFQPFPTEGGHVSFAPRNKEQIELLQFMLSRLKQQRRQNEQSPWQNVNPHVSVEQVCSGMALPDLYAFQLTRCSEPEWMREKRLATDPDALSPLIVASANAALNAAAGPTDVNGVPGVLPCEPAVEAVRLLLDILAAEAANFTLKVLATGGIFLGGGMLPRLLAHIDQGRFMEIFCRGVYRDMLADIPVHIITDPNTALIGARQLAMKVKK; this is encoded by the coding sequence ATGAGCTCTCTTATTCTTGCCGGTGATATCGGGGCGACCAAGACAGTTTTAGCCCTGTGCGATACCAGAGACACTAACGCTGAGAGGAACAACAGCGCTCAGGATGACTGGCTGGCAGAAAAAACCTTTCGTAATAAAGAGTTTTCCGGCCTGTCGGATATCATAACCTCCTTTCTTGCCGGACAGGAAGAAAAACCGGTACGAGCCTGTTTCGGGGCAGCCGGACCCGTCCACGAGAACAGAGTGCGCATGACCAATCTGGCCTGGAACCTGGACGGCCCTGCCTTGGCTGCACAATTCGGTATGGATGAGGTGCTGCTGGTCAACGACTTGGTGGCCACCACTGCCGGGGCAATGCTTCTCCCTAAAGACAGTCTGATCACCCTGAATCAAGGACGACCCGAGGCAGGGGGAAGTATCGGAGTCCTAGCTGTCGGGACCGGCCTGGGTCAGTCCTTTGCTGTGCCGATGAATAATCGGTTCCAACCCTTCCCCACAGAAGGCGGACATGTCTCCTTTGCTCCTCGTAATAAGGAACAGATTGAGCTTTTGCAGTTCATGCTGAGCCGTTTGAAGCAACAACGAAGGCAAAATGAACAGTCCCCTTGGCAAAACGTGAATCCACATGTGAGCGTGGAACAGGTCTGTTCTGGCATGGCTCTCCCAGATCTGTATGCTTTTCAACTCACCCGCTGTTCAGAACCGGAGTGGATGCGGGAAAAACGCCTAGCCACCGACCCCGATGCACTCTCACCTCTGATCGTTGCATCTGCCAATGCAGCTTTAAACGCTGCTGCCGGTCCAACCGATGTAAACGGTGTGCCCGGAGTCCTCCCCTGTGAACCCGCAGTTGAAGCGGTGCGACTCCTGCTTGATATCCTCGCAGCCGAGGCAGCGAATTTCACCCTCAAGGTTCTGGCCACCGGCGGTATATTTCTCGGCGGGGGCATGCTGCCAAGGCTTCTTGCCCACATCGACCAAGGACGTTTTATGGAAATTTTCTGTCGCGGGGTCTACCGGGACATGCTGGCCGATATTCCTGTGCATATCATCACAGATCCCAACACCGCCCTGATCGGTGCTCGGCAGCTGGCCATGAAGGTCAAAAAATGA
- a CDS encoding prepilin-type N-terminal cleavage/methylation domain-containing protein, translating to MRIRTNKEGFTLIELTIVMVLISLTTSFALPKIQANLYTNELSATAQRFVGLVTQAGQEARTKHVAFALRFDDEANTFLALPVTAGPETKEEESDKAYLRAKLDDSVTLTGIEIQGDETSTGTDDTGILFTTKGYVRKAAIHFEGDNGDQVSVILSPFLGVARILEGHVSLENDRITVSR from the coding sequence ATGCGCATCAGAACCAATAAAGAGGGTTTTACACTTATTGAGCTGACCATCGTCATGGTGTTAATCTCTTTAACAACCTCTTTTGCTCTTCCTAAAATCCAAGCCAACCTCTATACCAATGAACTCAGCGCAACAGCCCAGCGCTTTGTCGGTTTGGTTACCCAAGCAGGTCAGGAGGCCAGGACCAAACATGTTGCGTTTGCCCTTCGCTTTGATGATGAAGCAAACACCTTTCTTGCTTTGCCTGTTACTGCCGGACCGGAGACGAAGGAAGAAGAGTCGGACAAGGCCTATCTGAGGGCAAAGCTTGATGACTCTGTCACCTTGACGGGAATAGAGATCCAAGGCGACGAGACATCGACAGGCACGGATGATACCGGGATCCTTTTTACAACAAAGGGGTATGTCAGAAAAGCGGCCATTCATTTTGAAGGCGATAACGGAGATCAGGTCAGTGTCATTCTTTCGCCCTTTCTCGGTGTGGCCAGGATCCTAGAAGGTCATGTCTCGCTTGAGAATGACCGGATAACCGTGAGCAGGTAG